In Aedes albopictus strain Foshan chromosome 3, AalbF5, whole genome shotgun sequence, the genomic window cagtTGATATCAAGCTCATATAGTTAGTACggtaagtgaacattagctttattagtgactaattgattcgattgtttttaattttaatagttctttaataatttaaagttactataagGGTCTGTGTCCATtgacgaattaaaattaattttcacttaaacttgacaattcgataattatttccttaggagaactgtcaagtttaagtgttgaactgtcaaatttaagtaaatattaattttaattcgccaattgacacagaccctaagtaAAAATCAATTAACGTCGTTTTTACACGCCTGTAAAGTTCTTATGGACttataattaaaaataaaatatatttctcaatttcattttaaaacaattcgtaacaatgaAATAACGATTTTCGtgcgtcaaaaattccgattttcaactgcacgatcAATATTATTGTTGACTgaaccatttttttttagttttcgtatTCAATTTGAGTACATATGTTTGACGTATACAGTGTTGTGTCTGACTAATTGAAAATTCTTACTATGTTGTTAAGTGATTTATGGGAGGATACTGCTATAGCACCTTACAACTGAATTACCTTGGTGCTAGAGACAAATGTCATTGTTACCAACATTGCTTTTTATTATTGATTTCCGTCACGTGAAGAGATTCAGAAAAACGATTGCCTCGTGCAAGTACATTTTGTATTCTTTTGAAACGCAAATAAAAAGTTAGTTGTTCCTGTAATCCGCCGTGTTTTATTTACGGGACACAACATTGTGGCGACGAGGTCGGTTCGGTTCGAAGTAGTTTTCGCGTCGTTTCCGTCGATTTCTGCCGAAAAGCGCATCGGTACGTGATTTCGCAATGGCGAAGGAGGCAAATCTCGCGAGCATCCTCGAGCAGATGAGCCGGTTGATGGAGGCGCAAAGCATCGCACAGAAGGCGCTTCTGGAACAGCTCGCGAAGCCGAAGGACAACGAGTTCCTCATGGAGACACTGTCGAAAACCCTCCCAGAGTTCTCATACGATCCGCAGAACGGAGTGGTTTTTGATAAATGGTACGCACGACACCAGGAAGTGTTCACCAAAGGAGGCGCCGCTTTGGACGAAGTGGATCGAGTGAGATTGCTCCTACAAAAATTGAATTCGGTGGACCACGACCGCTATGTCAACTTCATTCTGCCGAGGACCCCAAAGCAAGTTTCATTTGCGGACACAGTGAAGACACTGACGGAAATGTTTGGGCACCAGACGTCCGTGTTTTTCCGTCGATTCCAGTGTTTACAAACACGCAAGCGAGACTGCGACGACTTTGTCACCTACGCCAGCACGGTGAACAAAGCCTGTGAAGATTTCAGCATTAACACCATCACAGCGGATCAATTTAAGTGCTTGATCTTCGTCGCTGGGCTGCACTCGGAGAAAAACAAGGACATTCGAACGAGGCTACTGGTGAAGATGGAAGGTGAGACGGCAGCGGATCCGATGACTCTCAAGAAGTTGCTGCTGGAGTGTCAGCAAATGGATAATCTCAAACACGATACAGCTGTTATTGAGAATCCAAAAGCTGTCACGTTCGCTGTCTGTGATGCAGTGCAGAACAACGAAGTGCGAAGCAATCGGACTCCCAATTGGACATCGGAGAAGAAGAAGCAGACAACATCCAAGACCCCGCGGCGACCGTGTTGGCAGTGCGGGCAAATGCACTTTGTTGCTGACTGCTCGTATACAACGCACACCTGCCGCAGCTGCGGAAACGTGGGGCATAAGGAAGGATATTGTGGGTGCTTCTCCAAACCGGGAGAATCCGCAGCTCCTGTATCGAGACCGGTACCACCCAGCGGAAAAAGGAAGAAAGCTAAGCCCAAGAAGAAAGCCGATCAACAGTTCCATTCAAAGAGTGTCTATGCAGTAAACACGCTCAACACAGCCGGTGTCATCGAGAGACGAAAGTTCATCGATATTATCATCAACGGTTTCCCGATTGAGCTCCAAATCGATTGCGGGTCGGATTATACGATTGTTTCGGAGGAGTCCCTACCACAGCTAGGACATCCGGAGAAGCGGTCAACGGATCTGAAGGTGTCTACAGCGTCAGGCAAACCGCTACCACTGGATTCGGAGTTCGAGTGTCAAGTCACATTGAATGGAACGACCAAGCGATCGGTGTGCTACGTGACGCCAGTGAAAGGATTCAACGTGTTCGGCAGTGACCTGATGGATCTTTTTGGACTATACGACGTTCCAATCAACGCGTTTTGCAAGCTGGTCACAAGCGAAGCTGAATCGGAGGCGTATGCGAATGCTTTGAAGGCTAAATTTCCAGCGGTGTTCCAGGAAGGGCTCGGTCTGTGCACCAAGACGAAGGTTCATCTCTTTCTGCAACCTGGTGTTACGCCGGTTTTCAAACCCAGGAGGCCGGTGCCGTTTCACTCCCAACGGCTGGTTGAGAAGGAGCTACAGCGACTACAGAACCTTGGCGTTATCGAACCGGTAGAATTTTCGAATTGGGCTGCACCCATTGTTGCAGTTCGAAAGGCACAGCGAGATGCGGAAGGCGATCCAGTTATCCGCGTTTGCGCGGATTATTCTACCGGGCTTAATGCAGCACTTGAGGCAAACAAATTTCCGTTACCGACACCCGACGATATTTTTGCGAAACTGGCCGGCAGCCAGTACTTCAGTGTGCTGGATTTATCAGATGCCTATCTTCAGATGGAGGTCGACGAGGATTCACAAAAGCTGCTGACGGTGAATACCCACAAAGGACTCTTCAAGTATAAGCGGCTCCCTCCGGGAGTGAAGTCGGCTCCTGGAGCCTTTCAGAAGGTGATCGACAACATGATCGGTGACCTGGAAGGAACGGAATCTCTGCTCGACGACGTTATCGTTTTCGGAAAAACTCGAGCCGAGCACGATCGGAATCTCAACAACACTCTTCAACGGATTCAGGAGTTCGGATTTCGACTGAAGCTCGAGAAGTGCAAGTTTGGCGTGACTCAGGTAAAGTACTTGGGACACATCATCAGTCGTGATGGTCTACGCACAGATCCCGAAAAGGTAA contains:
- the LOC134290304 gene encoding uncharacterized protein K02A2.6-like, which codes for MAKEANLASILEQMSRLMEAQSIAQKALLEQLAKPKDNEFLMETLSKTLPEFSYDPQNGVVFDKWYARHQEVFTKGGAALDEVDRVRLLLQKLNSVDHDRYVNFILPRTPKQVSFADTVKTLTEMFGHQTSVFFRRFQCLQTRKRDCDDFVTYASTVNKACEDFSINTITADQFKCLIFVAGLHSEKNKDIRTRLLVKMEGETAADPMTLKKLLLECQQMDNLKHDTAVIENPKAVTFAVCDAVQNNEVRSNRTPNWTSEKKKQTTSKTPRRPCWQCGQMHFVADCSYTTHTCRSCGNVGHKEGYCGCFSKPGESAAPVSRPVPPSGKRKKAKPKKKADQQFHSKSVYAVNTLNTAGVIERRKFIDIIINGFPIELQIDCGSDYTIVSEESLPQLGHPEKRSTDLKVSTASGKPLPLDSEFECQVTLNGTTKRSVCYVTPVKGFNVFGSDLMDLFGLYDVPINAFCKLVTSEAESEAYANALKAKFPAVFQEGLGLCTKTKVHLFLQPGVTPVFKPRRPVPFHSQRLVEKELQRLQNLGVIEPVEFSNWAAPIVAVRKAQRDAEGDPVIRVCADYSTGLNAALEANKFPLPTPDDIFAKLAGSQYFSVLDLSDAYLQMEVDEDSQKLLTVNTHKGLFKYKRLPPGVKSAPGAFQKVIDNMIGDLEGTESLLDDVIVFGKTRAEHDRNLNNTLQRIQEFGFRLKLEKCKFGVTQVKYLGHIISRDGLRTDPEKVRAIVQMPPPKNVTELRSFLGAINYYSKFMKEMHLLRKPLDELLQKDKKWVWTDECQRSFVRFKDLLQSDLMLTHYNPKLQIVVAADASNTGIGATIRHRFPDGTEKVIQHAARSLTPTERAYGQIDKEALALVYAVTKFHRMLLGRPFILETDHQPLLRIFGSHKGIPTHTSNRLQRFALTMLCYDFKIEYVSTTKFGYADVLSRLISSAAKPEEDYIIASVKLEEDLLAVLEQSVNNTPVTARMIATGTKQNRVLNQVLQNIECGWPSEVNDPEIKAFYNRKESLTVVQGCILFGDRVVVPQLYQNRILQRLHHGHPGIVRMKSLARSFVFWPGIDGQIEAFVKQCKNCASVAKSPAHAAPEAWPTPSGPWQRLHIDFAGPIDGLWFLIIVDAFSRWPEIYPTKTTTAKATIQFLRSTFARLGLPLTIVSDNAPQFTCDEFESFCKTNGIVHLLTAPYHPQSNGQAERFVDSMKRALKKINKGEPLQETLDVFLATYRSTPCGSTGQKSPSEMMFGRQMRTTLDLLRPVSKSTHMFESGKLSNIKQPRQFNVGDLVYAKVHKGNDWYWEAGRVIERIGTVNYNVWLSGQRCGLIRSHVNQLRLRHVAMNRNENEVYSTNAPLPLSVLLDEFNIGPRPTENEPRALAQPEQVELQDQQQPVPGPDQESPQRAAVGSRIPVATTSRGRPVRLPPRFEHYVMS